In a genomic window of Candidatus Flexicrinis proximus:
- a CDS encoding DUF5131 family protein, with the protein MNKQHKSEARRGIEWTDYTWNPVGGCEHACRWEMPDGSIAICYAEHGAERVAQAAYPDGFAHHYWRPELLGEPLKLSTPAKIFLDSMSDLMGHWVPDEQIEQVLDVARKAHWHSFQLLTKNAPRLLQFEFPSNVWVGVSAPPSYFMGKRLSDKQQARMVTRQVEVLRQVKADVRWMSIEPLSFDIAPLLKDSNLQWAVIGAATNGAKAYQPKPEWVENVLDILDGQGTAVFFKGNIEWPLDQWREAFPVLATIG; encoded by the coding sequence ATGAACAAACAACATAAGAGCGAAGCTCGGCGCGGGATTGAGTGGACGGACTACACGTGGAATCCGGTCGGCGGCTGCGAACACGCCTGCCGGTGGGAGATGCCGGATGGAAGTATCGCTATCTGTTATGCCGAGCACGGCGCGGAACGTGTCGCGCAGGCAGCCTATCCTGATGGCTTCGCGCATCATTACTGGCGACCGGAACTGCTGGGTGAACCGCTGAAGCTGTCGACTCCGGCCAAGATCTTTCTTGACTCGATGTCGGACTTGATGGGGCATTGGGTGCCGGACGAACAGATCGAGCAGGTACTTGATGTAGCGCGTAAGGCACACTGGCATAGCTTTCAGCTATTGACCAAGAATGCGCCGCGCCTGCTTCAGTTCGAATTTCCGTCGAATGTTTGGGTTGGGGTTTCTGCGCCGCCCTCGTACTTCATGGGCAAGCGCCTCTCGGATAAGCAGCAGGCGCGCATGGTGACACGGCAGGTTGAAGTGCTGCGGCAGGTGAAGGCCGATGTGCGTTGGATGAGTATCGAGCCGCTAAGTTTCGACATCGCGCCGCTCCTGAAGGACAGCAACCTACAGTGGGCGGTGATTGGCGCGGCGACCAACGGCGCAAAAGCCTATCAGCCGAAGCCGGAGTGGGTCGAGAATGTGCTGGACATCCTTGATGGTCAGGGGACCGCCGTGTTCTTCAAAGGGAATATCGAGTGGCCTCTCGATCAGTGGCGTGAGGCGTTTCCGGTGCTAGCTACGATTGGTTAG
- a CDS encoding VOC family protein, with translation MFSRISAVVLFVRDLETCSAFYRDKIGLEVVFRDAESTAFKLDGQDFALVAINNAAGMVKVDIAEFMSADGKAHPVMLCADTDNADAVYEALRANGVAFTQPPVDQHWGYRAAYFRDPEGNFWEIRQPIPRQAQP, from the coding sequence ATGTTCAGCCGGATTAGCGCGGTCGTGTTGTTTGTTCGGGACCTTGAGACGTGTTCAGCGTTCTACCGCGACAAGATCGGGCTGGAGGTCGTCTTCCGCGATGCGGAGTCCACCGCGTTCAAGCTGGACGGCCAGGACTTTGCGCTGGTTGCGATTAACAATGCAGCCGGCATGGTCAAGGTGGACATCGCGGAGTTCATGTCTGCCGACGGGAAAGCCCATCCGGTTATGCTGTGCGCGGATACTGACAACGCCGACGCCGTCTACGAGGCGCTGCGGGCAAACGGTGTAGCGTTCACGCAGCCGCCGGTCGATCAGCACTGGGGTTATCGCGCCGCGTACTTCCGCGATCCAGAGGGCAACTTCTGGGAAATCCGCCAGCCGATTCCGCGGCAGGCCCAGCCGTAG
- a CDS encoding DUF3419 family protein, which produces MTPGYIKMLFGMESESLAARIAGIAGYLGECHFNALRQPDAHLDPFVTTVFDQRYAFGAGEAGLPLYLQADAYRLLRDSDLHARLRLYTANLTKILPQLVDTYGKFDLISISNIADWMSDVQFTALTLDVRDCLAPGGMLLARTGTPSRMIQGVMRDYLNGDDVLNAELAEIERGPWFRILAAGVKTE; this is translated from the coding sequence ATGACCCCGGGCTACATTAAGATGCTGTTCGGCATGGAGAGCGAATCGCTGGCGGCGCGCATCGCTGGGATTGCCGGTTATCTGGGTGAATGTCACTTCAACGCGCTGCGCCAGCCAGATGCCCACCTCGACCCGTTCGTGACCACCGTCTTCGATCAGCGCTATGCCTTTGGTGCCGGGGAGGCGGGTCTGCCGCTTTACCTGCAGGCGGACGCCTATCGTCTCCTGCGGGACTCGGATCTGCATGCGCGGCTGCGCCTGTACACCGCCAACCTGACCAAAATCCTGCCGCAGCTGGTCGACACCTACGGGAAGTTCGACCTGATTAGTATTTCCAATATCGCCGACTGGATGTCTGACGTGCAGTTCACCGCGCTGACGCTGGACGTGCGCGACTGCCTCGCCCCCGGCGGGATGCTTCTGGCGCGTACCGGCACGCCAAGCCGGATGATCCAAGGCGTGATGCGCGACTATCTCAACGGCGACGACGTACTCAACGCGGAACTCGCAGAGATCGAGCGCGGCCCGTGGTTCCGCATCCTCGCCGCCGGTGTGAAGACCGAGTGA
- a CDS encoding DUF3419 family protein: MSPLSFVSPLFYSVQNEDYATELALLARQDPTTPKRVLMIASSGENILSVLTDPSVAELHAVDVNPAQLHLCDLRRAALMSLSRDEHLQLFASDAAPYANGGERRIALYQRTRAALADDARDFWDSRRDQEIAFGIHFVGRNDVLMRDLVLRLRNVGFSPLVEVPDPDSSPSGAAPIWM; this comes from the coding sequence ATGTCGCCGTTAAGCTTCGTGAGTCCTCTGTTCTATTCTGTCCAAAACGAAGATTACGCGACCGAGTTGGCACTCCTGGCACGCCAGGACCCGACAACGCCCAAACGCGTCCTGATGATCGCCTCATCTGGCGAGAATATCCTCAGCGTCCTGACCGACCCCTCCGTCGCTGAACTCCATGCCGTAGACGTTAACCCGGCGCAGCTTCATCTGTGCGACCTGCGCCGGGCGGCGCTGATGTCGCTCAGCCGCGACGAGCATCTGCAATTATTCGCCTCCGATGCCGCCCCATATGCCAACGGCGGTGAACGCCGTATCGCCCTCTATCAACGGACTCGCGCCGCGCTTGCGGACGACGCGCGCGACTTCTGGGACTCGCGCCGCGACCAGGAGATCGCCTTCGGCATCCACTTCGTCGGACGCAACGATGTACTGATGCGTGACCTGGTCCTGCGGCTCCGCAACGTCGGCTTTTCCCCGCTGGTCGAAGTCCCCGATCCTGATTCCTCGCCGAGTGGCGCAGCGCCTATCTGGATGTGA